One window of the Rufibacter radiotolerans genome contains the following:
- a CDS encoding beta-galactosidase: protein MGNKEFLLNGKPFVIRAAELHYPRIPREYWEQRIQLSKAMGMNTVCIYLFWNLHEQQPGQFDFKGQNDVAEFVKLAQKNGMYCIVRPGPYVCAEWDMGGLPWWLLKKEDVQVRTLQDPYFMDRTKVFLKEAAKQLAPLQIQKGGNIIMVQVENEYATFGGDQAYMEATRDAVRDAGFDKVQLFRCDWPSNFNRYKLEGVATTLNFGAGTNIDNSFKTFQELNPSAPLMCSEYWSGWFDHWGRPHETRSVSSFIGSLKDMMDRKISFSLYMAHGGTSFGQWGGANAPPYSAMATSYDYNAPVGEQGNTTEKFFAVRNLLKNYLQPGETLGEIPAAKPVIAILAFALTESAALLSNLPKANKTEKIKPMEYFNQGWGRILYRATLPASSTRQRLVITEVHDWATVFLNGKPLGKLDRRRGDSTIELPAMAKASQLDILVEATGRVNYGKAIIDRKGITEKVELINGQKTTEVKNWLVYNFPVDYKFQKKAKFKKGRADGPAWYKGTFTLKETGDTFLDVSKWGKGMVWINGNNLGRFWKIGPQQTLFVPGVWLKKGENEIIVLDVDQPQATTVAGLKEPILDQLSVDESLLHRTKGQTLNLTGEKPIHAGSFPGAPGWQEVAFGKPVNGRYLCFEALSAQKEDDPYASIAELELLDEKGNQISRLKWKVVYADSEEVTAANNAADRVFDQQESTFWHTQYAAAKPRHPHQLVVDLGETVTVKGLRYLPRTDKSTAGMVKEYKVYMKGSPFKL from the coding sequence TTGGGTAACAAAGAATTCCTTTTGAACGGGAAACCCTTTGTGATTAGAGCGGCGGAGTTGCATTACCCCCGTATTCCGCGGGAGTACTGGGAGCAGCGTATTCAGTTGAGCAAGGCCATGGGCATGAATACCGTGTGCATCTATCTTTTCTGGAACCTGCATGAGCAACAGCCCGGCCAGTTTGACTTTAAAGGCCAGAATGACGTAGCGGAATTTGTGAAATTGGCCCAGAAGAATGGCATGTACTGCATAGTGCGGCCCGGGCCTTACGTATGCGCCGAGTGGGACATGGGCGGCTTGCCCTGGTGGCTCCTGAAGAAGGAAGATGTGCAAGTGCGTACGTTGCAAGACCCGTATTTCATGGACCGCACCAAGGTGTTCCTGAAAGAGGCAGCCAAACAATTGGCGCCGCTTCAGATCCAAAAAGGGGGCAACATCATTATGGTGCAGGTGGAAAACGAATACGCCACCTTTGGTGGGGACCAGGCCTACATGGAAGCCACCCGTGATGCCGTGCGCGACGCCGGTTTTGATAAGGTGCAGCTTTTCCGGTGCGACTGGCCCAGTAACTTCAACCGCTATAAACTGGAAGGCGTGGCCACCACCCTCAACTTTGGGGCCGGGACCAACATTGACAATAGCTTCAAAACCTTTCAGGAGTTAAATCCTAGTGCGCCGCTCATGTGCAGCGAGTACTGGTCGGGGTGGTTTGACCATTGGGGCCGGCCGCATGAGACCCGCTCGGTGAGCAGCTTTATTGGTAGCCTGAAAGACATGATGGACCGGAAGATTTCCTTCAGTCTGTACATGGCCCACGGCGGAACCTCGTTTGGGCAGTGGGGGGGAGCCAACGCGCCACCTTATTCTGCCATGGCTACCTCTTATGATTACAATGCCCCGGTTGGGGAGCAGGGCAACACCACAGAGAAATTCTTCGCGGTACGCAACCTCCTTAAAAACTATCTGCAGCCCGGTGAAACCTTGGGCGAGATTCCGGCTGCCAAGCCAGTAATTGCTATTCTGGCTTTTGCCCTCACTGAAAGTGCCGCCTTATTATCTAATCTGCCCAAGGCCAATAAAACCGAGAAGATCAAGCCCATGGAGTATTTTAACCAGGGCTGGGGACGCATCCTGTACCGCGCCACGCTTCCGGCCTCGTCTACCAGGCAACGGCTGGTGATTACCGAAGTCCATGATTGGGCCACTGTTTTCCTGAACGGCAAGCCCCTTGGTAAATTAGACCGGCGCCGGGGCGATTCCACAATTGAACTACCCGCCATGGCCAAGGCCTCCCAACTGGATATTCTGGTAGAGGCCACCGGCCGGGTCAATTACGGCAAAGCCATTATTGACCGCAAAGGCATCACTGAGAAAGTGGAGCTTATAAATGGCCAGAAAACCACCGAGGTGAAAAACTGGCTGGTCTATAACTTCCCGGTGGACTACAAGTTCCAGAAGAAAGCGAAGTTCAAAAAAGGCCGTGCAGACGGGCCCGCCTGGTACAAAGGAACCTTTACCCTCAAAGAAACCGGTGACACGTTCCTGGATGTAAGCAAATGGGGTAAGGGCATGGTATGGATAAACGGCAACAACTTGGGGCGTTTCTGGAAAATAGGGCCACAACAAACCTTGTTCGTGCCGGGCGTGTGGCTGAAAAAAGGCGAAAACGAAATTATTGTCCTGGACGTGGACCAGCCGCAAGCCACTACCGTGGCCGGTTTAAAAGAGCCTATCCTGGACCAGTTGAGCGTAGATGAGTCTTTGCTGCACCGCACCAAAGGACAGACATTGAATCTGACAGGGGAAAAACCAATACATGCAGGGAGTTTCCCGGGTGCGCCGGGCTGGCAGGAGGTAGCGTTTGGCAAGCCGGTAAATGGGCGATACCTCTGCTTTGAGGCCTTGAGCGCCCAAAAGGAAGATGATCCCTATGCTTCCATAGCCGAGCTTGAACTGCTGGATGAAAAGGGTAACCAAATATCCCGCCTGAAATGGAAGGTAGTGTACGCAGACAGCGAGGAGGTAACCGCCGCTAATAACGCGGCAGACCGGGTGTTTGACCAGCAGGAGTCTACTTTCTGGCATACCCAATATGCCGCTGCCAAACCCAGGCACCCGCACCAATTAGTAGTGGATTTAGGGGAAACGGTCACCGTTAAGGGCCTGCGCTATTTGCCCCGCACAGATAAGAGTACTGCGGGTATGGTGAAGGAATATAAAGTCTATATGAAAGGTAGCCCATTCAAATTATAA
- a CDS encoding TolC family protein has product MRGHAYVPYLLLGWLLVMGSQVARANDSTRVFPIDDFMRQIALHHPVARQAHQLSDQARQEIRMARGAFDPTANVKFYNKELSGKNYYTLWDNVLKVPLWVGEVKAGYERNSGINVNGENITPPEGLNYIGISVPIGQGLLIDERRATLLQARQAQDLAEAERVKIINKLLFEAAKAYWDWAYSYQRWVLFQQGYQLANTRLQAVKERVVQGDLAAIDSVEALIEAQNRLALMRQAQVEAQNAALVASNFLWREDNTPIEITPAVIPSLIGTNPEPLSATDLATLITTARENHPEVTKLQIKVRQLDIERRFAQDKFKPKMNLEYNLIGAGGSLGRSWPTNEYLSNNYKFGASFGFPLFLRQERGKLQLTRLKINATQLELQQTNRETLNQIQAAYNERQQLEEQILLQEQIIANSSLMREGEQQRFENGESSVFLVNTREMSLLNQQVKLYELKAKYGKAKYYLQWAAGSLGGR; this is encoded by the coding sequence ATGAGAGGCCACGCGTATGTCCCTTACCTGCTTCTAGGCTGGCTGCTGGTAATGGGCAGTCAAGTAGCCCGAGCCAATGACAGCACCCGGGTGTTTCCCATTGATGACTTTATGCGACAGATTGCGCTGCACCACCCCGTGGCCAGGCAGGCGCACCAACTCTCTGACCAGGCCCGGCAGGAGATCAGGATGGCCCGGGGCGCTTTTGACCCTACCGCCAATGTCAAGTTTTACAACAAGGAGTTATCTGGCAAGAATTATTACACCCTCTGGGACAATGTCCTGAAAGTGCCCCTCTGGGTGGGCGAGGTCAAGGCCGGGTATGAGCGCAACAGCGGTATAAATGTGAACGGGGAGAATATCACGCCGCCGGAGGGACTCAACTATATTGGCATCTCTGTTCCCATTGGGCAGGGGCTGTTGATAGATGAGCGCCGGGCTACCCTGTTGCAAGCCAGGCAGGCCCAGGACCTGGCCGAGGCGGAACGGGTGAAGATCATTAACAAACTGCTTTTTGAAGCCGCCAAAGCCTACTGGGATTGGGCGTATAGTTACCAACGGTGGGTGCTTTTCCAGCAAGGGTACCAACTGGCCAACACCCGGCTACAGGCGGTAAAGGAGCGGGTGGTGCAGGGAGACCTGGCCGCTATAGACTCCGTGGAGGCCCTTATTGAAGCCCAGAACCGCCTGGCCCTCATGCGGCAGGCGCAGGTAGAAGCCCAAAACGCGGCCCTGGTAGCATCTAATTTTCTGTGGCGCGAAGACAATACACCTATAGAAATCACGCCCGCGGTGATTCCTTCCCTGATTGGGACCAACCCAGAACCCCTGTCTGCTACAGACCTGGCTACCCTCATAACCACAGCCCGGGAAAACCACCCCGAAGTAACCAAACTGCAGATCAAAGTCCGGCAATTAGACATAGAGCGGCGGTTTGCCCAGGATAAGTTTAAGCCTAAAATGAATCTGGAATATAACCTGATTGGCGCGGGCGGATCTCTGGGCAGAAGCTGGCCAACGAACGAGTACCTGTCCAATAACTATAAATTTGGCGCCAGCTTCGGGTTCCCGCTATTTCTCAGGCAGGAGCGCGGGAAGCTGCAACTCACCCGCCTGAAGATAAATGCCACTCAACTGGAGCTGCAGCAAACCAACCGCGAAACCCTGAACCAGATACAGGCCGCCTATAATGAAAGGCAACAGCTGGAAGAGCAGATTCTCCTGCAGGAGCAGATCATTGCCAACAGCTCCCTTATGCGCGAAGGGGAACAGCAGCGGTTTGAAAACGGGGAAAGCTCAGTGTTTCTGGTGAATACCCGGGAAATGAGCCTGCTCAACCAACAGGTGAAACTCTATGAGCTTAAGGCGAAGTATGGCAAGGCCAAGTACTACCTGCAATGGGCAGCCGGCAGCTTGGGCGGGAGGTAA
- a CDS encoding HlyD family secretion protein, with translation MAKATTKNNHQLEWEQFNSFKLVSKPDMGKTIAYWCIGLFGLLFIITLFPWTQNIRSAGSVTTLQPQDRPQTVHSTIAGRIEKWRVQEGQLVKKGDTLVTLSEVKEKYFDPQMLPRIQEQVQAKEGSEQATQAKADALTNQIKALQEGLQFSLQKARNKIRQGTMKVQSDSADVVAMKAEFEVAQDQYKRQEKLYQQGLKSLTELESRRLKLQEVRAKLQGTQNKLGISRNELLNARIELTSLEAEYQDKISKARSDLNATRAYVQDTRAEISKMKNEYANMQIRSSFYQITAPQDGYVVRALKAGIGETLKEGEAVCTIMPSNPQLAVQLFVKPMDVPLIEVGRKVRLQFEGWPALVFSGWPNVGFGTFGGKVAVIDNIDSGGNYRMLVVPDPQEGPWPEAIRVGSGAYGWAMLNDVPIYYELWRQLNAFPPDYVGPVKEEKGAKAAKPSQEDSEK, from the coding sequence ATGGCAAAGGCAACCACTAAAAACAACCACCAACTGGAGTGGGAACAGTTTAACTCCTTTAAACTGGTAAGCAAGCCAGATATGGGAAAAACCATCGCCTATTGGTGCATTGGCCTGTTTGGCTTGCTCTTCATTATCACGCTTTTCCCCTGGACCCAGAATATTCGGTCGGCCGGGTCGGTCACCACCCTGCAGCCGCAGGACAGGCCCCAGACGGTGCATAGCACCATTGCGGGTCGTATTGAAAAATGGCGGGTGCAGGAAGGGCAACTGGTAAAGAAAGGCGATACCCTTGTCACGCTGTCTGAGGTGAAGGAAAAATATTTTGACCCCCAGATGCTGCCGCGCATACAGGAACAGGTGCAAGCCAAAGAAGGAAGTGAACAAGCCACCCAGGCCAAGGCCGATGCCCTGACCAACCAGATCAAAGCCCTGCAGGAAGGGCTGCAGTTCAGCCTGCAGAAAGCCCGCAACAAAATACGGCAGGGCACCATGAAGGTGCAAAGCGACAGCGCCGATGTGGTGGCCATGAAAGCCGAATTTGAGGTAGCCCAGGACCAGTACAAGCGCCAGGAAAAGCTATATCAGCAGGGTTTAAAATCTTTGACCGAGCTGGAAAGCCGCCGTCTGAAACTACAGGAAGTGCGGGCCAAGCTGCAGGGCACCCAGAACAAACTGGGCATCAGCCGGAACGAGCTGCTGAACGCGCGTATTGAATTGACCTCACTGGAGGCCGAGTACCAGGACAAGATATCCAAGGCCCGCTCAGACCTCAACGCCACGCGGGCCTACGTGCAGGATACCCGAGCTGAAATCTCCAAGATGAAGAACGAGTACGCCAATATGCAGATCAGGAGCTCTTTCTACCAGATAACCGCCCCCCAGGACGGCTATGTGGTGCGGGCCCTGAAGGCGGGTATTGGGGAAACCCTGAAAGAGGGGGAAGCCGTGTGCACTATTATGCCCTCTAACCCGCAGCTAGCCGTGCAGCTATTTGTAAAACCCATGGATGTGCCCCTCATAGAGGTAGGCCGTAAAGTACGCCTGCAGTTTGAAGGCTGGCCCGCTTTGGTGTTCTCTGGGTGGCCCAACGTAGGCTTTGGTACGTTTGGGGGTAAGGTAGCCGTGATAGACAACATAGACAGTGGCGGCAATTACCGCATGCTGGTGGTGCCAGACCCGCAGGAAGGCCCCTGGCCAGAAGCAATACGGGTTGGCTCTGGCGCGTACGGCTGGGCCATGCTCAATGACGTGCCCATCTATTATGAACTGTGGCGCCAACTCAATGCTTTCCCGCCAGACTACGTGGGTCCGGTGAAGGAGGAGAAAGGGGCAAAGGCCGCCAAGCCAAGCCAGGAGGACAGCGAAAAATGA
- a CDS encoding peptidase domain-containing ABC transporter, producing MQRFLELLAPEKRVIGFIYLYAVFSGLVSLSLPLGIQSLIGFVSGGQLVTSVSVLIFFIVIGVLVVGGLQVMQLSLVEHIQQRIFAKKAFEFTTRITQIKSDQLAVQNLPELMNRFFDVISLQKGLAKMLTDFSAAAIQILFGVILLSFYHPYFIIFGVLMISILVLVLRLTGPKGMKTSLEESKYKYRLVHWLEEVSRAITVFKASSQEKLSLEKTDYYTSGYLKARQAHFKVLITQYIGFVGFKTVITAALLLMGSLLLVNQEINLGQFVATEIIIILIINAVEKLLVKLDVVYDVLTSLEKLGGVTDLPAEETKEGLLTQSPATHAGISIQLKNVGYQYAGSRNPTLQGISLTVEPGQKVCLAGTEQAGRSTLLQVLAGVLADYEGIVAYNGLSLKEYDTTVLHEQTGLFLLPGYLFEGSISENLTMGQPGVTLNDVLWALELVELTDYVQGLPEGLQTVVSSNSSTIPASVVQRLALARSIAKRPKLLLLDNFLPSVGRAQRERIGRRLLQPEMAWTVIIISNDPFIMQLCHRVVLLQKGHVIREMEGKELTSDELTAIS from the coding sequence ATGCAGCGTTTCCTAGAGTTACTGGCTCCGGAGAAACGGGTTATTGGCTTTATCTACCTGTATGCGGTTTTTTCAGGGCTGGTGAGTTTATCGTTGCCATTAGGTATTCAAAGCCTGATAGGGTTTGTGTCTGGCGGACAGTTGGTGACCTCGGTTTCTGTCCTGATCTTTTTTATTGTGATCGGGGTACTGGTGGTAGGGGGCTTGCAGGTAATGCAGTTGTCATTGGTAGAGCACATTCAGCAGCGGATCTTTGCTAAAAAGGCCTTTGAATTCACTACCCGCATCACCCAGATCAAAAGCGACCAGCTAGCGGTGCAAAACCTGCCTGAGCTTATGAACCGCTTCTTTGACGTGATCTCCCTGCAGAAGGGGCTGGCTAAAATGCTGACAGATTTCTCGGCGGCGGCTATTCAGATCTTGTTCGGGGTGATCCTGCTCTCTTTCTATCACCCCTACTTCATCATCTTTGGGGTGCTCATGATTTCTATTCTGGTGCTGGTGCTACGCCTCACAGGCCCCAAAGGGATGAAAACCAGCCTGGAGGAATCTAAATATAAGTACAGGCTGGTGCATTGGCTGGAAGAAGTGAGCCGTGCTATCACCGTTTTTAAAGCCTCCTCTCAGGAAAAGCTGTCCCTTGAAAAGACGGATTACTATACCAGCGGCTACCTGAAGGCCAGGCAAGCCCACTTTAAGGTGCTCATTACGCAGTACATCGGCTTTGTGGGGTTCAAAACGGTCATCACCGCCGCCCTTTTGCTCATGGGTAGCCTGTTGCTGGTAAACCAGGAGATCAACCTGGGGCAATTTGTGGCCACCGAGATTATCATTATCTTAATTATTAATGCCGTAGAGAAACTGCTGGTGAAGCTGGATGTGGTATATGACGTGCTTACCAGCCTTGAGAAACTGGGAGGCGTGACAGACTTGCCCGCCGAAGAAACAAAAGAGGGCTTGCTTACCCAAAGCCCGGCCACGCACGCAGGAATTTCCATTCAATTGAAGAACGTGGGGTACCAGTATGCCGGGTCCAGAAACCCCACGCTGCAGGGGATAAGCCTGACGGTAGAGCCCGGCCAGAAAGTCTGCCTGGCCGGAACCGAGCAGGCTGGCCGTTCTACCTTGCTCCAAGTACTGGCCGGGGTGCTGGCAGACTATGAGGGAATAGTGGCCTATAACGGGTTATCCCTTAAAGAATATGACACTACCGTGTTGCATGAGCAAACGGGGCTTTTTTTGCTCCCAGGTTATCTTTTTGAGGGTTCCATCAGTGAAAACCTCACCATGGGCCAGCCTGGGGTCACCTTAAATGACGTGCTCTGGGCCCTGGAACTGGTGGAGTTGACGGATTATGTACAAGGGCTGCCAGAAGGGCTTCAGACGGTGGTCAGCAGTAACTCGTCTACCATTCCGGCAAGTGTGGTGCAGCGCCTGGCCCTGGCCCGCAGCATTGCCAAAAGGCCTAAACTGCTGTTGCTGGATAATTTTCTTCCCTCTGTGGGCAGGGCACAACGGGAGCGGATAGGCCGGCGACTCTTGCAGCCGGAAATGGCCTGGACTGTCATCATCATCTCCAATGACCCCTTCATTATGCAGTTGTGCCACCGGGTGGTTCTGCTCCAGAAGGGGCATGTTATTAGGGAAATGGAAGGCAAGGAACTAACAAGTGATGAGTTAACGGCAATCAGTTAG
- a CDS encoding PAS domain-containing sensor histidine kinase, with translation MNYSLDLHCIISSNGHFNFINEASTHLLGYTPQELIGRRFTDFIRPQDLPALKEASLALETSPHLTFYENFYIHKNGQEVAIEWSATWVEEEDAYYCVGRDATEKQLAIRQLREKEELFEALVEYGADMVALVNEEGVYTYVGGSIRRILGYEPGQLIAKSAFELIHPEDLPLALEKFQSLLISKNYIKLEGFRFKAANGEWKWMETYVSNQLQNPSVKGLVVSSRDITSQTQNRHSLLESEQKYRNLFEKNPDAIFHQNPDGQINEVNQAFHQVLGFKPDEVIDQPVSSFMAPESADLSTRYFKEALLGGTMRFDMELAARNGDRKIFDMVMYPLSVNGATIGVETIAKDITTMVRAYETIQKQAQKFNTILESFTDAFFTLDKELRFTFVNSELERLLDLDKNKSLGKTIEEVFPQALAGEFNKHYQWLRAKGQAVTFETFLPQKEIWLGVKFFPAEEGISVHMLDITQRVNYQRELSMLSLVASKTTNGVVIMDANGLIQWVNQGFTNLNGYTLEDALGKTPSNLLQGPGTDLETSRRIYERYQKGEPFSDEVLNFKKTGEEFWVKIDVSPVKDSSGKIIRFIAIQTDVTLQKKSDESQAQLTRDLYRQNRDLQQFTYIVSHNLRAPVANVIGLTRFLSVFDKNSENFDVALRHLDKSVISIDAVLKDLNEILSIGVQKDTVSMESIDLRRICLEAVESLRDSLDAYEGKIDLEIPGNTYVFGNKAYLFSIFHNLLSNAIKYRSPDRPLTISIRATVSVKWVAIFFGDNGLGFDEEKAGDKVFKLYKRFHKNIEGRGLGLFLVKTQVTAIGGEIEVSSVVNVGTRFLIHLRPGNTPDSHALEEE, from the coding sequence ATGAATTATTCATTAGACCTGCACTGCATTATTAGCAGCAACGGGCACTTCAATTTTATTAATGAGGCCAGTACCCACCTGTTAGGCTATACTCCCCAGGAACTGATAGGCCGTAGGTTCACAGACTTTATCAGGCCCCAAGACCTGCCTGCTTTAAAAGAGGCTTCCCTTGCCTTGGAGACAAGCCCCCATCTTACTTTTTATGAAAATTTCTATATCCATAAAAATGGGCAGGAAGTTGCCATTGAATGGTCAGCTACTTGGGTGGAGGAAGAGGATGCCTATTACTGCGTGGGCCGCGATGCTACCGAAAAGCAGTTGGCCATCAGGCAGCTCCGGGAAAAAGAGGAGCTTTTTGAGGCGCTGGTAGAATATGGGGCAGACATGGTGGCCCTGGTTAATGAAGAAGGGGTTTACACCTATGTGGGCGGCTCCATCAGGAGAATATTGGGCTACGAGCCGGGGCAGTTAATAGCTAAAAGCGCCTTTGAGTTAATCCACCCAGAAGACCTGCCTTTGGCGCTGGAGAAGTTCCAGTCCCTTCTTATCTCTAAAAACTACATTAAATTAGAGGGCTTTAGGTTTAAGGCGGCCAACGGCGAGTGGAAATGGATGGAGACCTATGTGAGCAACCAGCTCCAGAACCCCAGTGTCAAAGGGTTGGTGGTGAGTTCCCGGGACATTACCAGCCAGACGCAAAACAGGCACAGCCTGCTGGAAAGCGAGCAGAAATACCGCAACCTGTTTGAGAAGAACCCAGACGCCATTTTCCACCAGAACCCCGACGGTCAGATCAATGAAGTAAACCAGGCGTTTCACCAGGTGCTGGGTTTCAAGCCCGACGAGGTAATAGACCAGCCCGTTTCCTCCTTTATGGCCCCGGAGAGCGCCGACCTGAGCACCCGGTACTTCAAAGAAGCCTTATTGGGCGGTACCATGCGGTTTGACATGGAGTTGGCCGCCCGAAACGGCGACCGGAAGATCTTTGACATGGTCATGTACCCGCTCTCAGTGAATGGGGCTACCATTGGGGTGGAAACCATTGCCAAAGATATTACCACCATGGTGCGGGCCTATGAAACCATTCAGAAACAGGCGCAGAAGTTCAACACCATTCTGGAAAGCTTCACCGACGCCTTCTTTACCCTGGACAAGGAGTTGCGGTTTACCTTTGTCAATAGTGAGTTAGAGCGGCTACTGGACCTGGATAAGAATAAGAGCCTGGGCAAGACCATAGAAGAGGTTTTCCCGCAAGCGCTGGCCGGGGAGTTTAACAAGCATTATCAATGGTTAAGGGCCAAAGGCCAGGCAGTTACCTTTGAAACGTTTCTACCTCAAAAGGAAATCTGGTTGGGAGTGAAGTTCTTCCCCGCTGAGGAAGGTATTTCGGTGCACATGCTGGACATCACGCAACGGGTAAATTACCAGCGGGAGCTCAGTATGCTTTCCCTGGTGGCCAGCAAGACCACCAATGGCGTAGTCATCATGGATGCCAACGGCCTGATCCAGTGGGTAAACCAGGGCTTCACCAACCTTAACGGCTATACCCTGGAAGATGCCTTGGGGAAAACGCCCAGTAACCTGCTGCAAGGACCCGGCACCGACCTGGAAACTTCCAGAAGAATTTATGAGAGGTACCAGAAAGGGGAGCCTTTCTCAGATGAAGTACTCAATTTCAAGAAAACCGGTGAGGAGTTCTGGGTGAAGATAGATGTGTCTCCGGTGAAAGACAGCTCGGGCAAGATCATACGGTTTATTGCTATTCAGACAGATGTCACTCTGCAGAAAAAGTCAGATGAAAGCCAGGCTCAGCTCACCCGTGACCTGTATAGGCAAAACCGGGATCTGCAGCAGTTTACTTATATTGTTTCCCATAACCTTAGGGCGCCCGTAGCCAACGTCATTGGCCTGACCCGCTTCCTCTCTGTCTTTGACAAGAACTCAGAGAACTTTGACGTAGCCCTGCGGCACCTTGACAAAAGCGTTATCTCCATTGATGCTGTCTTGAAAGACCTGAACGAGATTCTCTCCATAGGCGTGCAGAAAGATACGGTGAGCATGGAAAGCATTGACCTGCGGAGAATCTGCCTGGAAGCCGTAGAAAGCCTGCGGGACTCACTTGACGCGTATGAGGGGAAAATAGACCTGGAGATTCCTGGAAATACCTATGTGTTCGGGAACAAGGCGTACCTCTTCAGTATCTTCCACAACCTGCTTTCCAACGCCATAAAATACAGGTCACCAGACAGGCCGCTTACCATTTCCATCAGAGCCACGGTAAGCGTCAAGTGGGTGGCTATTTTCTTTGGAGACAATGGTTTGGGGTTTGATGAGGAGAAAGCCGGCGACAAGGTGTTTAAGCTGTACAAGCGGTTCCATAAAAACATCGAAGGAAGAGGACTAGGGCTGTTTCTGGTCAAAACCCAGGTGACCGCCATAGGGGGTGAAATAGAGGTTTCCAGCGTGGTAAATGTAGGCACCCGTTTTCTCATCCATTTAAGACCTGGCAACACTCCTGACAGCCATGCTTTGGAAGAGGAATAG